GCCGGGTCATTCGAAAGGGCCAACAGCAAGGGGAGTTTCGGCCGCGATTGGAACCGGAAGCCATAGCACGTTATATGATTTCGTTTCTGAACGGACTGATGCTGGATACCTTCCAACTCGGACCGACGGTGACTTGCGTGCCGGAGCAGTTGGAAACCTTCATACATTCTCTCAATGCAATGTTAAATCCGATAACACTAGAACCATGATGATGGAAAGGGTGTTTTTTGAATGCTATTTGAATCTGCTAGACTTGCTTGTCGAAAAATGACGATAAACGACGCGGAGCTGTACCATTCCTGGCGCAATGACCTAGAAGTGATGCAATCCACCAGTCCCAACCTGGATACTTATCAACTGGAGGAGACAAAGGACTTCGTTCAGCAGGTGATCCTGGGTTCTTCCTCCTCGAAGAGCTATCTGATCCAGTTGAAGGAAACCGGCAGACCGATTGGCATCATGTCATTGATTCATATCGATACCAAGAACCGGAACGCGGAATGTATCATCGACATTGGCGAAAAGACCTATTGGGGCAAGGGTTACGGCTTTGAAGCGATGACGCTTTTGCTTGATTATGCTTTTTTGGAGCTGAATCTGCACCGGGTAAGCTTGCAGGTATTTTCCTTCAACCATAACGCGATCAAACTGTATGAAAAAATCGGATTTGTCCAGGAAGGCAGCTCCAGACAGAGCTTGTACCGGAATGGCGTCTGGCATGACATTGTACACATGGGGATATTGCAGAGCGAGTATATGCGTCAAAAGGTTGATTTTCCCTCCCTTCCATAATAAGGTAGGTATGTGAAGACAATGAGGGAATGGGAGAATAATATCATGTCTGAAAATGAAGTGTTATTGATTCAAGACCTGCGCATGAAATATGATAATCGTTATGTGCTGAACGGTATCGACTTGGAAGTACGCCGCGGCGAGATGATTGGATATATCGGTCCGAACGGCGCGGGGAAGAGCACGACGGTCAAGATTATGCTTGGGCTGGTTGAGGGGTACACGGGGACAGTGCGCATATTCGGTCAGGATATTTCCGATGGGAATATCGATTACAAACGGAGAATCGGATATGTGCCTGAGGTGGCGGAATTGTACGATCAGTTAACGGCAGCCGAGTATTTGACTTTTATAGGCGAGTTGTACGGACTTACATATGATGCAGCGGATTATAAGGCGAAGCAATTAATGGATTGCTTTGACATGGAAAAGGCTTATCACTCACGGATCGCTACGTTTTCAAAAGGAATGCGGCAAAAGGTGCTGCTGATCTCGAGCCTGCTGCATGATCCTGATCTATTGTTCCTGGATGAGCCCTTAAGCGGGCTGGATGCGAACAGCGTGATGGTAGTCAAGGAAGTACTGGCCCAGCTGTCTGCCCAGGGCAAGACGATTTTTTATTCCTCACATATCATGGACGTCGTTGAGAAAATCAGCAGCCGGATCATTCTGCTCGCTGACAGCCGGGTAGTGGCGGACGGAACGTTCAAAGAATTGCAGCAGCATTCCCATGAGGGGTCCCTGGAAGAAGTGTTTAATCAGCTGACGGGGTTCCATGACCATGCCCGTATTGCAGAACGGTTCGTATCGATCGTTCGGGAGGGAAGCTGATATGGCGGGATCGGATTCATCGTTTCGGATG
Above is a window of Paenibacillus sp. FSL K6-1330 DNA encoding:
- a CDS encoding GNAT family protein, whose product is MLFESARLACRKMTINDAELYHSWRNDLEVMQSTSPNLDTYQLEETKDFVQQVILGSSSSKSYLIQLKETGRPIGIMSLIHIDTKNRNAECIIDIGEKTYWGKGYGFEAMTLLLDYAFLELNLHRVSLQVFSFNHNAIKLYEKIGFVQEGSSRQSLYRNGVWHDIVHMGILQSEYMRQKVDFPSLP
- a CDS encoding ABC transporter ATP-binding protein → MSENEVLLIQDLRMKYDNRYVLNGIDLEVRRGEMIGYIGPNGAGKSTTVKIMLGLVEGYTGTVRIFGQDISDGNIDYKRRIGYVPEVAELYDQLTAAEYLTFIGELYGLTYDAADYKAKQLMDCFDMEKAYHSRIATFSKGMRQKVLLISSLLHDPDLLFLDEPLSGLDANSVMVVKEVLAQLSAQGKTIFYSSHIMDVVEKISSRIILLADSRVVADGTFKELQQHSHEGSLEEVFNQLTGFHDHARIAERFVSIVREGS